A window of Streptomyces sp. NBC_01224 genomic DNA:
CCCTCCCTGCGCACCGGACCCGCGCCGGACGCCCGCGTGATCATGACACCCGCCGCGCTGCGCGTCCACGCGCTTCCCCGCAACCCTCGTGATCGGCGGGACAGGTCCTAAAGCAGCCCCTCCGACATCGAGCCGCCGACGACCTCACCGACGGCACGGCGGGGGCTCTGGAGGCCCTCCCATTTCTGAGGTGTGTTTGGCGACAGTGTCGGCGCAGGGGGCGCCCGGCCCTACTCGATCGCCTGGAGCAGGGTGCGCAGGGCGTGGTCGAGGGTTTCGCGTTCGTCGGGGGTGAGGGCGGAGAGGAGGCGGGATTCGTTGGCGGCGTGGTCGGTGACCGCGGCGTCGACGACTGTGTGGCCGCGGGCGGTGAGTGCGACATGGAAGCTGCGGCGGTCGGTGGGATCGAGGCGGCGTTCCACCAGGCCGTCCGCCTCCAGGCGGTCCAGGCGGTTGGTCATGCCGGCGCGGGAGAGCATCAGGGTCTTCGCGAGGGCGGACGGGATCAGGGTGTACGGGGGCCCGGAGCGGCGCAGCGCGGCCAGGACGTCGAACTCGCCGCGGCGCAGGCCGTGTTGGGCGAAGACTCCTTCGAGGGCGGGGGTGAGGAGGAGCGAGAGCTGGCCCAGCCGTCCGAAGACCCCCATCGCCGACAGGTCCAGGTCCGGCCGTTCCTTGTGCCACTGGTCGAGGATCTGGTCGACCGCATCTCTGGGGCTCCTGCGCGTCTCGGCAGTCGCGCTCTGTTTGGTCACGTCTCCCTTGGTCACGCCTCCATCTTATTCGACGGCTGATAGTTAGCTGTCGTACTATTCGATGGAGAATTACTTCTGTCGATCCGTTCCCGGCTCGTGTCCGGGGCCGGATGCGGTTCTATGAATGGAGGGGCTTATGTCCCTGATCACTCCCAATGTCCAGGGTGGAATTCTGGTCCGGGATGCCGAGGCCGAGGTGCTGGGCAGGGCTGAGAGCACCGTGCGGCTGTTTGCCGACGCCAGTACCACCGGCGGGGCCCTGAGCGCCCACCGGGTGACTCTGACCGCGGGCGCCGACGGAGCCTCACCGCACCACCACGCCGGATCCGCCGAGCTCTTCTTCGTGCTCGGCGGCCGGCTTCAGGCGCTGACCGGGGACAGTGTGATCACTGCGGACGAAGGGGACTTCCTCCTCGTGCCGCCAGGACTGCCGCACGCTTTCGCCGCCGAACCCGGTGCGGACGCTGACGTTCTGATCGTCATCACCCCGGGCGTCGAGCGCTTCGACTACTTCCGGCTGCTGGACCGTGTTCGCAAGGGCACGGCTGATCCACAGGAAGTCCTGGATTCGCAAGAGCGCTTCGACAACTTCTTCGTGGAGAGTGCCGCGTGGCGGCGGGCCCGTCAGCGTTACTGATCGCTCGATCGTCTCGGTTCGAGAGGCACGTGGTTCGCCGAGCGCGACGATGTCGCCGCGCCCGGCGAGTTCTTCGCTGAGGCGCGCGTTTCATGGTGCAGGACGGCGATCACGTGGCCGCGGCGTCGAGGTGGCCCTGGAGCTGATTCCACTCGCGTTTCAGGTCCTTCACCTGGCCGCGCAGGTCGCTGAGTTCGGCGGGCCTGGGGGCCGGCGATGCGGGCTCCAGTGGCGGCCGTCCGCTGGAAGACGGCCTCTGCGAAGGCCCTCGCCGAAGCGGCGCTCAGCATGGACTCGCTGGAGCGGGCGAAGAACTTCCTGCCCTGAAGGCTGGAGGCCGCAGAGGCGGTGATCGGGCAGTTCATCGAGGCCGAGCGGAGCGGGCAGGCCGACGACCTGGCCGTGGCCGAGGTCGCGCAGCTGGCCGGCGTTGACGCGCAGATCGGAATGGAGGTCGGCGACGGCCATGCGGTGGGCTGGCTGCGCCGGAACCGGGTGCTGCTACCAGGCGTCTCGGTCCTGGCGCGGCAGGTGGCCGAGGTCCGCGCGATCGCGGAGAAGCGGCTGCACACCACGGTCGCCAGGGCCGCCCGCCGCGCGGATGCGGCTCTGCCCGGGGACCTGGTGGCCACGCTGAAGACGCCGGAAGGCAAGCGGTACTCGTACCTGGAGACGCTGCGCCGGCCGCCGACGCGGACCACGGGCACCGCGCTGAAGGCCGCGCTGTAGCGGGTCGATGACATCTTCTCGTTCCAGCTGGGGCGGGTGAAGCTGAACAAGGTGCCGCCGAACCGGCTGGCGGCGCTGCATGGTACGGGATGGGTACCAGGGCCCCGAAGCTGGAGCGGACCAGCGAGCCGAAGCGCACGGCGATGCTCACGGCGGTGATGCGCCACCTGGAGGCGAAGGCGATCGACGACGCGCTGGATTTGTTCGAGCTGCTGATGGCCTACACGCTATCTGTCGACTGGCCCACCTCAATCCGGTGAACCTATGCGGTCAGAGCGCTTTGGGGGGCGTGTGTCACCGTGAGGCTCCGTCCGGGCGGGCGGGGGAGCGGCCCCGTACGCCACCTGCCGTAGACTTATCAGGGAACCTGAGTCTTGCCAGATGTCCAGTTCAGGTGGGCCCTGCGAGATCGATCCCGCCAAGGGCGGCGGGATTGGTGTTTCCTACGGCTCCCGCCATCGTGGGCTCTCTCTCCAATGAGCGGAAGCCTCTGCCTCGCTTTATATGCGGTGGAATCCCCTCCGGAAGGACGTGGGTCAGATGAGCCACCCTGTGAGCCAGGTGCCCATCAGTGACATCACAGTGGCCGCCTCGGCTGTGCGCTGGATTTTCCCCGTCGGCATAGTAGTGGTCGTAGTCGCTGTTCTGATTGGCCTCGTCTGGTGGGACACGCGCCGTCGGTCTCGAGCACGACAGCAGGGACCACGAGCCGAGCGTGCCTCCCGAAGCCGGCCGACTTTGAGGGATGCAGATGATTTCGGGGAAGGTCTCAGCCCATATGAGCTCAACCGGCCCTCTTCGCCAAGGGACGCACGCAAGGATGACAACGGTGGGGCTTTCGGCAGTGGAGGACCCGGCGGCTGACGGCTCGGCGACATCGGCGGCACCTGACGAGATCATCGCGCGTTCAAGATCTACTTTCGATACACGCGCTAGCTAGTAGACCGTCGCAGCTAATTTTTGGGATAGAGGTGGCGCAGTTTGATGCGTGCGTCGTGGGTGGTGAACTGCCAGTCCACGTGGCGTTGTTCGGTGTTGGTGGCGTTCTGCCAGGCCGAGAGTTCAGTGTTGAGGATGTCGAGGTCGCCGATCCGGCGGTCGAGACATTGCCGGGTCAGCGCGGAGAGTTCGATCTCGGCGATGTTGAGCCATGACCCGTGTTTGGGCGTGTGGTGGATCTCGAGGCGTTGGGCCAGGGCGAAGGCCTCTTCTGG
This region includes:
- a CDS encoding MarR family winged helix-turn-helix transcriptional regulator, with the translated sequence MTKGDVTKQSATAETRRSPRDAVDQILDQWHKERPDLDLSAMGVFGRLGQLSLLLTPALEGVFAQHGLRRGEFDVLAALRRSGPPYTLIPSALAKTLMLSRAGMTNRLDRLEADGLVERRLDPTDRRSFHVALTARGHTVVDAAVTDHAANESRLLSALTPDERETLDHALRTLLQAIE
- a CDS encoding cupin domain-containing protein, with protein sequence MSLITPNVQGGILVRDAEAEVLGRAESTVRLFADASTTGGALSAHRVTLTAGADGASPHHHAGSAELFFVLGGRLQALTGDSVITADEGDFLLVPPGLPHAFAAEPGADADVLIVITPGVERFDYFRLLDRVRKGTADPQEVLDSQERFDNFFVESAAWRRARQRY